The following proteins come from a genomic window of Amaranthus tricolor cultivar Red isolate AtriRed21 chromosome 14, ASM2621246v1, whole genome shotgun sequence:
- the LOC130799563 gene encoding uncharacterized protein LOC130799563 isoform X1 — protein sequence MEYEDSSYGGYKLNPSLMSYSSYDPASPIGCNICLNPKYRANFLTPFANKILDQFNSENSTDYELVDCVALVKSTLEFDLFVHCNFTAKPHKYPFVAGDYSTKLFYAEIRGDINGQINASKYSILHGMKTELGCKMCPNIVYHPISESDKGPSYQQSTSLCLQDKVDPKT from the exons ATGGAATACGAAGATAGCAG CTACGGTGGGTATAAGTTGAACCCGTCTCTGATGAGTTATTCTTCCTATGATCCTGCATCGCCCATAGGTTGTAATATCTGTTTGAATCCAAAATACCGTGCAAACTTCCTTACCCCTTTTGCTAACAAGATTTTGGATCAATTTAATTCTGAAAAT TCCACTGACTATGAGCTTGTTGATTGTGTTGCTCTTGTTAAATCAACACTTGAATTTGATCTTTTTGTTCACTGCAACTTTACTGCCAAGCCCCACAAATATCCCTTTGTTGCTGGTGATTATTCCACCAAGTTATTCTATGCCGAGATTCGCGGAGATATCAATGGCCAAATAAATGCATCTAAGTATTCTATATTGCATG GTATGAAGACCGAGCTTGGCTGTAAGATGTGCCCAAATATAGTTTATCATCCCATCTCTGAATCTGATAAGGGACCCTCCTACCAACAATCTACTAGTCTGTGCCTACAAGATAAGGTCGACCCAAAAACTTAA
- the LOC130799563 gene encoding uncharacterized protein LOC130799563 isoform X2, with amino-acid sequence MEYEDSSYGGYKLNPSLMSYSSYDPASPIGCNICLNPKYRANFLTPFANKILDQFNSENSTDYELVDCVALVKSTLEFDLFVHCNFTAKPHKYPFVAGDYSTKLFYAEIRGDINGQINASKYSILHGMKTELGCKMCPNIVYHPISESDKGPSYQQSTSLCLQDKV; translated from the exons ATGGAATACGAAGATAGCAG CTACGGTGGGTATAAGTTGAACCCGTCTCTGATGAGTTATTCTTCCTATGATCCTGCATCGCCCATAGGTTGTAATATCTGTTTGAATCCAAAATACCGTGCAAACTTCCTTACCCCTTTTGCTAACAAGATTTTGGATCAATTTAATTCTGAAAAT TCCACTGACTATGAGCTTGTTGATTGTGTTGCTCTTGTTAAATCAACACTTGAATTTGATCTTTTTGTTCACTGCAACTTTACTGCCAAGCCCCACAAATATCCCTTTGTTGCTGGTGATTATTCCACCAAGTTATTCTATGCCGAGATTCGCGGAGATATCAATGGCCAAATAAATGCATCTAAGTATTCTATATTGCATG GTATGAAGACCGAGCTTGGCTGTAAGATGTGCCCAAATATAGTTTATCATCCCATCTCTGAATCTGATAAGGGACCCTCCTACCAACAATCTACTAGTCTGTGCCTACAAGATAAG GTATGA